One genomic region from Vicinamibacterales bacterium encodes:
- a CDS encoding aminotransferase class I/II-fold pyridoxal phosphate-dependent enzyme — MSKFQPFVMERLLSKWENQVEYNLSESGVHPATVRELIPDPEQVEQLLSTEIVYSQANGIPELRERIAALYPGATSENVLVTVGCIEANLLSLQTLAEPGDEIAVMAPNYLQVWGAAQNLGMVVRTFDLSSDRKWELDVDSLSQAVTDRTKLIAVCNPNNPTGHIMSSAEMDAVVTAADRVGAWILADEVYSGAERLTDEQTPSFWGRYDKVFANNSLSKACGLPGLRVGWIVGPPTEVDEAWARHEYLTISVATLSNQLAAVALSPEMRPKLLQRTRDYIRRGYKIFEEWMQSQGNLLSIVPPGAAAIAFPHYELEVNSTTFVERLIKEKSVLVAPGDHFNVDRHLRISFGLPAEYLRGGLERIHQLLTEMTN, encoded by the coding sequence ATGTCAAAATTCCAGCCTTTTGTAATGGAACGATTGTTGTCGAAGTGGGAAAACCAAGTTGAGTACAACCTGTCTGAGAGTGGCGTGCATCCGGCGACGGTGCGCGAACTCATTCCCGATCCGGAACAGGTGGAGCAACTCCTGTCGACCGAGATTGTCTACTCACAAGCCAACGGTATACCGGAACTGCGTGAGCGGATTGCCGCGCTCTACCCGGGCGCGACTTCGGAAAACGTCCTGGTCACAGTCGGGTGTATTGAAGCCAACCTTCTCTCGTTGCAGACCCTAGCCGAACCGGGTGACGAAATTGCAGTCATGGCCCCGAACTATTTACAGGTCTGGGGTGCAGCACAGAACCTTGGCATGGTTGTTCGGACATTTGACTTGTCAAGCGACCGGAAATGGGAACTCGACGTTGACTCACTTAGTCAGGCTGTTACAGATCGCACTAAGCTTATCGCCGTTTGTAATCCAAACAACCCGACCGGTCACATCATGTCGTCAGCGGAGATGGACGCCGTCGTTACGGCGGCGGATCGAGTCGGTGCTTGGATATTGGCTGACGAGGTCTATAGTGGCGCCGAGCGCCTAACCGACGAGCAAACCCCTTCATTCTGGGGGCGTTACGATAAGGTCTTCGCCAATAACAGCCTGAGTAAAGCGTGTGGTTTGCCCGGATTAAGGGTGGGATGGATTGTTGGGCCACCCACTGAGGTCGATGAGGCGTGGGCACGTCACGAATACCTAACGATCAGTGTAGCTACGCTCTCGAACCAACTTGCCGCAGTGGCCTTATCTCCCGAGATGAGACCGAAACTGTTGCAGCGCACGCGCGACTACATACGGCGTGGTTATAAGATTTTCGAAGAGTGGATGCAGTCGCAAGGCAATTTATTATCGATCGTCCCGCCCGGTGCCGCGGCGATCGCGTTTCCGCACTATGAACTAGAGGTAAACTCCACAACCTTCGTCGAACGGTTAATCAAAGAAAAAAGCGTGCTTGTTGCACCAGGTGATCACTTCAACGTCGACCGGCACCTGCGGATCAGCTTCGGGTTACCAGCCGAGTATCTTCGTGGTGGACTTGAACGGATCCATCAACTATTGACCGAGATGACTAACTGA
- a CDS encoding alkaline phosphatase family protein yields the protein MRGVVIAIVLLLFAAFPPKAQSESPRLVVLLVVDQMRADYLDRFQHHWTSGLKRLIDNGAWFRQAAYPYFQTNTCVGHATISTGSLPETHGIIGNNWYDRAEGRLRACADNSDSPLISYDDPVEATLGPDNLMVPTLSDELRVQASARVVSLSMKPRVAVMLAGHGADVALWRQGTAWVTSTAYTREPVVFIEQFLDANPVANDLGKIWTRALPENLYLFSGSVDVSRPFEGWTTGLPHTLIGLGDRPDLLFYQKWMASPRSNDYLGQLAGTAVDALDLGQREATDYLALGLSALDWAGHRFGPQSHEVQDVLIQLDRMLGRLFDKLDTTVGSGRYVVALTADHGVAPIPERRARLADAGRIPAQQIIDAAETAIRRQFGPGRHVARFEEQDFYFEPGIYARLVDQEGALERVADAIRAVEGVAEVYRGDTIRERRNSGNAIERALARNYYPGRSGDLLIVPRPYWTTSVNASGHGTSYDYDTRVPILLMGDQITPGHYLAEVTPADITPTLAAIAGVTLARTDGRVLTEALGDY from the coding sequence GTGCGTGGCGTTGTAATAGCGATTGTCCTTCTACTGTTTGCGGCTTTCCCACCTAAGGCCCAATCGGAGTCACCAAGACTTGTCGTGCTTCTGGTTGTTGATCAGATGCGAGCTGACTACCTCGATCGGTTTCAGCATCATTGGACCTCTGGTCTGAAACGTTTAATCGACAACGGAGCCTGGTTCCGCCAAGCGGCTTATCCATACTTCCAGACGAACACCTGTGTCGGCCACGCCACCATCTCAACGGGAAGTCTTCCAGAAACCCATGGCATCATCGGCAACAATTGGTATGACCGTGCCGAGGGACGTCTCCGAGCCTGTGCCGATAACTCTGACTCCCCGCTCATTAGTTATGACGACCCGGTAGAGGCTACCCTGGGTCCAGATAACCTGATGGTTCCGACACTCAGTGATGAGTTGCGGGTGCAGGCCTCGGCACGTGTCGTGAGCCTGTCGATGAAACCTCGGGTGGCCGTGATGTTGGCTGGGCATGGTGCTGATGTCGCGCTCTGGCGGCAGGGCACCGCCTGGGTTACGTCGACCGCCTACACTCGTGAACCGGTGGTCTTTATCGAACAATTTCTTGACGCTAATCCGGTCGCTAATGACCTGGGCAAGATCTGGACTCGGGCGCTGCCCGAAAACCTGTATCTGTTTTCCGGCTCCGTTGACGTGAGCCGTCCGTTTGAAGGATGGACCACTGGATTGCCACACACCCTGATTGGCCTGGGCGACCGCCCTGACCTGCTTTTCTACCAGAAATGGATGGCCAGCCCTCGCTCAAATGATTACCTCGGGCAACTGGCAGGCACCGCCGTCGACGCATTGGACCTTGGCCAACGGGAAGCAACCGATTACCTCGCTCTCGGCCTCTCAGCACTGGACTGGGCGGGTCACCGCTTCGGCCCACAGAGTCACGAGGTGCAAGACGTTCTCATTCAGTTAGACCGGATGCTAGGTCGTCTCTTCGATAAATTGGACACTACCGTGGGCTCCGGTCGTTACGTTGTTGCGTTGACAGCTGACCACGGTGTAGCGCCGATTCCTGAGCGCCGAGCACGATTGGCCGATGCCGGTCGCATCCCAGCGCAGCAGATCATTGATGCTGCTGAAACAGCAATCCGCAGGCAGTTTGGGCCAGGTCGCCACGTCGCCAGGTTCGAAGAGCAGGACTTCTATTTCGAACCCGGCATATACGCGCGTCTTGTGGACCAGGAGGGCGCGCTCGAGCGCGTCGCCGACGCTATCCGAGCCGTGGAGGGCGTGGCTGAGGTTTATCGTGGGGACACAATCCGCGAGCGACGCAATTCAGGAAATGCCATCGAACGGGCTTTGGCCAGAAACTATTATCCGGGACGGAGCGGGGATCTCCTGATCGTGCCTCGGCCCTACTGGACAACCTCCGTCAATGCATCCGGCCACGGCACCAGTTATGACTACGACACCCGTGTCCCCATTCTCCTGATGGGTGATCAGATCACCCCAGGGCACTATTTAGCTGAAGTTACTCCAGCCGACATTACACCAACGCTAGCAGCAATCGCGGGGGTGACACTCGCACGTACCGATGGGCGTGTCCTTACCGAGGCGCTTGGCGATTATTAA
- a CDS encoding fumarylacetoacetate hydrolase family protein: MTTKTNHVRANLSNLFCALVLVFMSACTSTTGEISNLPDTPFKLATFELTDIGATAVGMVLGEQILELDSAGKYLVAETGLEAMVLPNEMRTLIENYETVSARLYQIANFFQEGADATLPFVHAIGAVRITAPIKYPWNVLSVAANYRAHAEGMAAAPSGENPDDVDGVSGATDEAGSGGSGGGFDPSRIAEIDPASDDPVMFAKSPRSGIIDPGEPYFIPPGRDQIDWEGEMAVIIGKPAYLVSAEEADDYVFGYSIMYDVSDRGGRSRGAGSMFPGVNWFDGKSTNRGAPFGPFIVPKEFIPDPANLRVTTKVNGELMQDQTTADLIWPQEHLIRFTTSILTLYPGDVIATGTPSGTGAERGEFLKAGDVVEIEIEGIGILRTPIEDYPGSES, translated from the coding sequence ATGACCACGAAAACGAACCATGTGAGGGCCAATCTTTCAAACCTTTTTTGCGCGTTAGTGCTCGTGTTCATGTCGGCCTGCACGTCAACCACAGGAGAGATTTCCAACCTACCCGACACCCCATTCAAGCTAGCGACGTTCGAGTTAACGGATATAGGCGCCACGGCTGTTGGAATGGTGCTCGGTGAGCAGATTCTCGAATTGGATAGTGCCGGTAAGTATCTTGTTGCAGAAACTGGACTTGAAGCGATGGTCTTACCTAACGAGATGCGCACGCTGATTGAAAATTACGAGACGGTTTCGGCGCGCTTGTATCAGATCGCCAATTTCTTCCAAGAGGGCGCCGATGCGACGCTGCCTTTTGTGCATGCCATCGGTGCTGTGAGAATCACAGCACCGATCAAATATCCGTGGAACGTGTTGTCGGTTGCAGCTAACTACAGGGCCCATGCCGAGGGGATGGCTGCGGCGCCGAGCGGAGAGAATCCTGACGACGTCGATGGTGTGTCTGGTGCAACTGATGAAGCGGGGTCTGGTGGTAGCGGCGGTGGCTTCGACCCATCGCGCATCGCTGAAATCGACCCAGCCAGCGACGACCCGGTTATGTTTGCGAAGTCCCCACGCTCCGGCATCATCGATCCGGGTGAGCCCTACTTTATTCCGCCAGGCCGTGACCAAATCGACTGGGAAGGGGAGATGGCAGTGATCATCGGCAAACCGGCTTATCTAGTGTCAGCTGAGGAGGCTGATGACTACGTGTTCGGCTACAGCATCATGTACGACGTAAGCGACCGTGGTGGCAGGTCACGAGGCGCGGGTTCGATGTTTCCTGGCGTGAATTGGTTCGACGGCAAGAGCACGAATCGTGGTGCGCCGTTCGGTCCATTCATCGTGCCCAAGGAATTCATTCCAGATCCCGCAAACCTCCGCGTGACCACCAAGGTCAACGGCGAACTGATGCAGGACCAAACGACGGCCGATCTCATTTGGCCCCAAGAGCACCTTATCCGGTTTACCACCTCAATTTTGACGCTTTATCCGGGGGATGTCATCGCCACTGGCACACCATCGGGTACCGGTGCTGAGCGGGGTGAGTTCCTAAAGGCCGGTGACGTTGTTGAGATTGAGATTGAAGGAATCGGCATTTTGAGGACACCTATCGAGGATTATCCCGGTAGCGAATCGTAG
- a CDS encoding DUF4159 domain-containing protein: protein MAFSSGFARGHGRYFRWTCGLVAAGLFALTVSIAEAQWGRRWRGGPPRFPTAVKTDRSFAFARVMFQSFRREPGGYGWSTDYPLSDANFMIRLSELTTTPVSLDPHGNPNHVVVRLTDPELFDYPFVFMSDVGTVFFTDDEAGGLRRYLEQGGFLWVDDFWGPSAWDTWRGEIRKALPSSQYPITDLSLDHPIFSGLFDLEGFPQIPSIQHWRRSGGVTTSERGVRSAEPHFRGISDQEGRLMVLMTHNTDIADGWEREGEDTEYFHRFSIDAYAVGINVLMYAMTH, encoded by the coding sequence ATGGCCTTTAGCTCAGGATTCGCCCGCGGGCACGGCCGCTATTTCCGTTGGACTTGTGGCCTGGTAGCTGCGGGGCTGTTCGCGCTCACGGTGAGCATAGCCGAAGCTCAGTGGGGCCGGCGATGGCGGGGTGGACCGCCGCGCTTCCCAACCGCAGTCAAGACAGACCGTTCATTTGCCTTTGCCCGGGTGATGTTTCAGAGTTTCCGTCGCGAGCCTGGCGGCTACGGCTGGAGCACCGATTATCCATTGTCCGACGCCAACTTTATGATCCGGCTCTCGGAGTTGACGACGACGCCGGTCAGTCTTGACCCTCACGGCAATCCGAACCACGTTGTTGTACGTCTGACTGACCCCGAGCTTTTCGATTACCCGTTCGTCTTCATGTCCGATGTCGGCACGGTGTTCTTCACTGACGATGAAGCAGGTGGCCTACGACGCTATCTCGAGCAAGGGGGATTCCTCTGGGTGGATGATTTCTGGGGCCCGTCCGCGTGGGATACTTGGCGAGGCGAAATCCGTAAGGCGCTGCCATCGTCCCAGTACCCGATCACTGATCTTTCCCTGGATCACCCGATCTTCAGCGGACTGTTCGACCTGGAGGGGTTTCCGCAGATTCCGTCGATTCAGCACTGGCGGCGGAGTGGTGGCGTTACAACTTCTGAGCGCGGCGTCCGGTCTGCGGAACCGCACTTCCGTGGCATCTCTGACCAGGAAGGTCGACTGATGGTGCTGATGACCCACAACACCGACATTGCCGATGGCTGGGAGCGGGAGGGTGAGGACACGGAATATTTCCACCGCTTTTCAATTGATGCCTACGCTGTCGGAATCAACGTCCTGATGTATGCGATGACACACTAA
- a CDS encoding multicopper oxidase family protein, with translation MSIRQRSLWVGLFLLAGSCFDSLPGLSAQRGHTPEPSQVKTSMLLDQQDAGQMESMEQMDEQGQTGMMRMGPVEVLGDGNVAWRIPPMDAPMPPLPGIENAVPTVGPFMVKGDMDPTGFPEARPGEIVEMDDGETLDLTASIVQRTINGKTFLMYGYNGQYPGPLIKGDRGSTVIINFTNEIEMPTTVHWHGLRLDNRFDGVPDVTQPPVLVGQSFTYELYFRDTGIYWYHPHMREDLQQDLGLYGNMLVMPPENDYYGAVNREEVIILDDLLMDGQGPIPWGDTAPSHALMGRFGNVLLVNGTTDYQLEVDRGEVVRFYITNVANTRTFNMVFGGARVKVVASDVSKFEREEWVESVVIAPAERYVVEVLFDEPGEVELTNSIQAIDDFMGEFYYQLKSLGRVTVRDTTTADDLSVEFKTLRQHDDVINDIDNYRDAFGREPDHQLELTLRVKNLPAPIMRALEFEAGLFSPPLEWNDAMPMMNWLSSAEQVEWILRDVDTGQENMEIEWRFNVGDVVKIRIFNNPETIHPMNHPVHLHGQRYLVLSIDGVPNQNLVWKDTAIVPVGSVVDILADMDNPGTWMLHCHIAEHLHAGMMTSFSVNEQ, from the coding sequence ATGAGTATTCGTCAGCGGTCGCTTTGGGTCGGCCTATTTCTACTGGCTGGTTCCTGCTTCGATAGTCTTCCCGGTCTCTCTGCACAGCGAGGGCACACTCCCGAGCCCTCGCAGGTCAAGACATCCATGTTGCTGGATCAACAGGACGCAGGGCAGATGGAATCCATGGAACAGATGGACGAGCAAGGTCAGACGGGCATGATGCGCATGGGTCCCGTCGAAGTGCTCGGCGATGGCAATGTCGCCTGGCGGATACCGCCGATGGACGCACCGATGCCACCGCTCCCGGGCATCGAGAACGCCGTGCCAACTGTTGGACCGTTTATGGTCAAGGGTGATATGGACCCGACCGGTTTTCCGGAAGCACGCCCAGGTGAAATCGTTGAAATGGACGACGGCGAAACGCTCGATCTTACAGCGTCGATCGTTCAGCGCACGATCAATGGCAAAACCTTCTTGATGTATGGCTACAACGGTCAATACCCGGGACCGCTTATTAAGGGCGATCGCGGCTCGACGGTCATCATTAATTTTACAAATGAGATTGAGATGCCGACGACTGTGCACTGGCACGGCTTACGGCTCGATAATCGATTCGACGGGGTTCCCGATGTGACGCAGCCGCCGGTGTTAGTCGGTCAGTCATTCACATACGAACTCTACTTTCGCGATACCGGCATTTACTGGTACCACCCGCACATGCGAGAGGACCTCCAGCAGGACCTTGGTCTCTACGGCAATATGCTAGTGATGCCACCCGAGAACGACTACTACGGCGCCGTGAACCGGGAAGAGGTAATTATTCTCGACGATCTCCTGATGGATGGGCAGGGGCCAATTCCATGGGGTGACACGGCTCCTAGTCATGCCCTCATGGGTCGATTTGGGAACGTGCTTCTTGTTAACGGGACGACCGATTATCAGCTAGAGGTCGACCGTGGTGAGGTCGTCAGGTTCTATATCACCAACGTGGCAAACACTCGGACCTTCAACATGGTGTTTGGTGGAGCACGCGTGAAGGTCGTAGCGTCCGATGTTAGTAAATTCGAGCGCGAGGAATGGGTTGAAAGCGTGGTGATCGCACCTGCTGAGCGTTATGTGGTAGAGGTGCTGTTTGATGAGCCGGGTGAAGTCGAACTCACTAACTCAATACAGGCGATCGATGATTTCATGGGTGAGTTTTACTACCAACTGAAATCGCTTGGTCGGGTTACCGTCCGCGATACCACAACTGCTGACGATCTGTCAGTGGAGTTCAAGACACTGCGACAACACGATGATGTTATCAACGACATTGATAATTACCGTGATGCGTTTGGACGCGAGCCAGATCATCAACTTGAGTTGACGTTGCGTGTGAAAAACTTGCCGGCGCCCATCATGCGTGCTTTGGAATTCGAGGCTGGGTTGTTTTCACCACCACTTGAGTGGAACGACGCGATGCCAATGATGAACTGGCTGTCGAGCGCCGAACAGGTCGAGTGGATTCTACGCGATGTTGATACCGGCCAGGAGAATATGGAAATCGAGTGGAGGTTTAACGTCGGTGATGTCGTGAAGATTAGGATTTTCAACAATCCCGAGACAATACACCCGATGAACCATCCTGTTCACTTGCACGGGCAACGCTACCTCGTGCTGTCGATCGATGGTGTGCCGAATCAGAATCTTGTATGGAAGGACACGGCCATTGTGCCTGTAGGATCAGTCGTCGACATCCTCGCTGACATGGACAACCCTGGCACTTGGATGCTGCACTGCCACATTGCAGAGCACCTTCACGCTGGCATGATGACGTCTTTCAGCGTCAACGAACAGTAA
- a CDS encoding glycosyltransferase: MPVASKPSLANSVVSWEDEWRASFPNGATLSVIVPVYNERYLVTELLTQLLNVSCPGISRLEIIIIDDGSTDGTAAVVQEFATHHSEQMQVIAKTKNEGKGAAIRAGIDATTGDLIVVQDADLEYDPQDLSAMVRPFLEDGADVVYGSRFAVSSRRRALYFRHTLGNHILTFLSNLITELNLTDVETCYKMFRAPLLKSIPIRSDDFAFEIEITAKISKRHCRIYEVPISYRGRAYSEGKKIRWWDGLVALFTMVRFWLIDDLYRADSVGVYLLHRLERTRRFSGWLADAIRPWLGDRVLELEAGLGDIMHQLIPRDRYVASDVNKNNLNYLRNLAAAKARLEIQSVDLEVPSSFDAHEGAFDTVLCLNVLEQVDDPMVALHNLARAVKPGGRVVLYVPQGQFLYSRIDEDLGHRCRYDRQMLIQELQSSGFLVEHLQDFNRTGMLAWWWNGRVLRRRDFSRWQLKIFDLFIPLFKIFDRFFPWPGLGLIAVARKIENAG, translated from the coding sequence ATGCCCGTCGCTTCGAAACCTTCGTTAGCCAACTCCGTAGTCTCATGGGAAGACGAATGGCGCGCGAGTTTTCCTAATGGCGCCACGCTTAGTGTCATCGTGCCGGTGTATAACGAGCGGTATCTTGTCACCGAGCTTTTGACACAGCTCCTTAACGTGTCATGCCCAGGTATCAGTCGGCTAGAAATCATCATTATTGACGATGGGTCGACTGATGGCACGGCGGCTGTCGTGCAGGAGTTTGCTACCCACCATAGCGAACAAATGCAAGTCATCGCCAAAACAAAGAACGAGGGTAAAGGTGCAGCCATTCGGGCGGGAATCGACGCGACCACCGGGGACCTTATCGTCGTTCAGGATGCCGACCTCGAATACGACCCGCAGGACCTCTCAGCGATGGTTCGACCATTTCTAGAGGATGGCGCCGACGTCGTTTATGGGTCACGCTTTGCTGTGAGCAGTCGACGACGGGCCCTGTACTTCCGCCATACTCTTGGCAATCACATTCTTACCTTCCTCAGCAATCTCATCACCGAACTCAATTTGACCGACGTTGAGACCTGTTACAAGATGTTCCGAGCCCCGCTACTCAAGTCAATTCCGATCCGCTCAGACGACTTCGCGTTCGAGATCGAGATCACGGCAAAAATTTCAAAGCGTCATTGCCGCATCTACGAAGTACCTATTAGCTACCGAGGTCGAGCCTATAGCGAAGGCAAGAAGATCCGTTGGTGGGATGGCCTCGTCGCACTGTTTACAATGGTGCGCTTCTGGCTCATAGACGACCTCTACAGAGCGGATAGTGTCGGTGTTTACCTCCTGCATCGACTTGAACGCACGCGGCGGTTCAGCGGGTGGCTTGCCGATGCGATACGCCCTTGGCTCGGTGACCGAGTGCTGGAGCTTGAGGCGGGTCTTGGCGATATCATGCACCAACTCATTCCCCGCGATCGTTATGTCGCTAGTGATGTCAACAAGAACAACCTGAACTATCTCCGAAACCTAGCAGCAGCCAAGGCCCGCCTGGAGATTCAATCCGTCGACCTTGAGGTGCCTTCGTCGTTCGATGCACACGAGGGAGCATTTGACACGGTACTCTGCCTCAACGTACTCGAGCAGGTCGACGATCCAATGGTCGCGTTGCACAACCTCGCACGAGCAGTTAAGCCAGGCGGTCGAGTGGTGTTGTACGTACCCCAAGGGCAATTCTTGTACTCCAGGATTGATGAAGACCTAGGACATCGCTGTCGCTACGATCGGCAAATGTTGATCCAGGAACTTCAAAGTAGCGGATTCCTAGTCGAGCATCTCCAAGACTTTAATCGAACTGGAATGCTTGCGTGGTGGTGGAACGGTCGGGTTCTTCGCCGCCGCGACTTCAGCCGGTGGCAGCTTAAGATTTTTGACTTGTTCATACCATTGTTTAAAATCTTTGATCGATTCTTCCCTTGGCCAGGACTTGGGCTCATCGCGGTGGCTCGAAAAATCGAGAACGCCGGGTAA
- a CDS encoding sterol desaturase family protein — MEAWILDRQIELQLGCFMFILSLMAFWEVIAARRQLTVSKRDRWLSNLSLTALNSILLRLLFPATAVGSAWVAAEHGWGLLSALPVPSWLVVPLSIVILDFAIWTQHVMFHRVPLLWRLHMVHHADPDLDLTSGARFHPLEMMLSLLIKVGVVLFVGIPAIGVFLFELILNATAMFNHANVKVPNGVDRVLRWFLVTPDMHRVHHSVFVDECHTNFGFNLPWWDRLLGTYRAQPRGGHLGMTIGLTEFRTGVRQTVAWMLALPFGATVGGRPMRRLRVPTGSGRSASSWSVF; from the coding sequence ATGGAAGCTTGGATCCTCGACCGACAGATCGAGTTACAACTCGGATGCTTTATGTTCATCCTCAGCCTAATGGCTTTTTGGGAAGTCATCGCTGCTCGTCGGCAGTTGACGGTGTCTAAACGCGACCGGTGGCTTTCCAATCTCAGCCTTACCGCACTTAACTCGATCCTTCTACGCCTGCTGTTCCCAGCTACAGCCGTCGGTAGCGCTTGGGTCGCTGCCGAACACGGATGGGGTTTACTCAGCGCACTCCCCGTCCCATCGTGGCTGGTCGTTCCTCTGTCGATCGTGATTCTCGATTTTGCCATCTGGACACAACATGTAATGTTCCATCGTGTCCCACTACTCTGGCGGCTGCACATGGTGCATCACGCAGATCCCGATCTTGACTTGACATCAGGAGCACGGTTTCACCCACTGGAAATGATGCTATCGCTGCTAATCAAAGTTGGTGTCGTCCTATTCGTCGGTATTCCTGCCATTGGAGTCTTTCTCTTTGAGTTGATATTGAATGCGACGGCGATGTTCAATCACGCCAATGTCAAGGTCCCGAACGGTGTGGACCGAGTGTTGCGCTGGTTCCTCGTTACACCCGACATGCACCGGGTTCATCACTCGGTGTTTGTGGACGAATGTCACACAAATTTCGGGTTTAACCTACCCTGGTGGGACCGATTGCTGGGCACTTATCGTGCACAACCTCGGGGAGGGCATCTCGGGATGACAATCGGGTTAACCGAATTTCGAACTGGTGTGCGTCAGACGGTAGCGTGGATGTTGGCGCTACCGTTCGGTGCAACTGTAGGTGGAAGACCGATGCGCCGCCTGCGCGTCCCAACGGGCTCGGGTAGGTCCGCGTCGTCCTGGTCGGTTTTCTGA
- a CDS encoding YjiH family protein encodes MVTDTVHARESEVALSRADYLRFLIPSAIGAGLMLVPFRFGDTFNIGLGIIADFLRARVGSILPGLATLVIVLSAIATIATGVVRRRLDTETLANPILSMFLMGPTILVARVVGAITASMVLFQWGPVWLISDTTGRVILNELIPVIMVIFVVAPLLLPLVTDFGLMEFFGTLCSRIFRPLFTMPGRSSIDAIASWMGSAPVGVLITAQQYELGFYTEREAATIATTFSVVSVAFAFVIVDFVGLSEFFVPYYGAIVLAGTVAAIVMPRIPPLSRKRDVYYAQAGKQITEALPPGRNLWSWGFELAAWRARRAPTVLALLRRATFNIYDIWFALLPLIMSIGVTALVLSEYTSIFNWLAVPLVPFLTILGIPEASAAAPAFLVGFADQFLPVVLGQEVESEHTRFVIAGAAVTQLVYMSELGALILKSKIPVNVGELFTIFLLRTVITVPVIAGIAALIF; translated from the coding sequence ATGGTCACAGACACTGTTCACGCCAGAGAATCTGAGGTCGCATTAAGCAGGGCCGATTACCTTCGCTTCCTAATACCCTCTGCCATCGGTGCGGGACTGATGCTCGTACCGTTTAGGTTCGGCGACACGTTCAACATCGGTCTTGGCATCATCGCCGATTTCCTACGCGCACGCGTCGGCAGCATCCTGCCTGGACTTGCCACTCTAGTGATCGTGTTATCAGCTATTGCGACTATTGCCACGGGAGTTGTTCGGCGCCGACTCGATACTGAGACGTTGGCAAATCCTATCTTGAGTATGTTCCTGATGGGGCCAACGATTCTAGTCGCGCGGGTCGTAGGGGCTATCACTGCAAGCATGGTTCTCTTTCAGTGGGGACCTGTGTGGCTTATCTCAGATACCACTGGCAGGGTCATCCTTAACGAACTGATTCCGGTCATCATGGTGATCTTTGTGGTGGCGCCGTTGTTACTGCCACTTGTGACCGACTTCGGCCTAATGGAGTTTTTCGGCACCCTTTGTAGCAGGATATTTCGGCCGCTCTTTACCATGCCGGGGCGGTCATCGATCGACGCAATTGCTTCGTGGATGGGCTCGGCGCCTGTCGGCGTCCTGATCACTGCGCAGCAATATGAGCTGGGGTTCTACACCGAGCGAGAAGCTGCCACAATCGCGACGACATTCTCGGTTGTGTCAGTGGCGTTTGCGTTTGTCATCGTCGACTTCGTTGGGCTCAGTGAATTCTTCGTTCCGTATTATGGTGCCATCGTGCTGGCTGGCACGGTCGCGGCGATCGTTATGCCGCGTATCCCTCCACTGTCACGAAAACGCGACGTCTATTACGCACAAGCAGGCAAACAGATTACGGAAGCTCTGCCCCCGGGGCGTAATCTCTGGTCGTGGGGATTCGAGTTGGCGGCGTGGCGGGCGCGACGAGCCCCCACGGTGTTGGCATTATTGCGGCGAGCAACGTTCAACATTTATGACATCTGGTTCGCGTTGTTGCCGCTAATCATGAGTATCGGTGTGACGGCCCTCGTGCTGAGCGAGTACACCTCGATTTTCAACTGGCTTGCGGTACCACTGGTGCCGTTTCTCACGATTCTTGGTATTCCTGAAGCGTCTGCCGCAGCACCCGCATTTCTGGTGGGATTTGCTGACCAATTCCTGCCGGTGGTTCTTGGACAGGAGGTCGAAAGCGAGCACACTCGTTTCGTCATCGCCGGGGCGGCGGTGACGCAACTCGTCTATATGTCGGAGTTAGGGGCGTTGATCCTGAAGTCGAAGATTCCGGTAAACGTGGGCGAGTTGTTTACGATTTTTCTATTGCGAACAGTCATTACCGTACCGGTGATTGCCGGCATCGCAGCTCTGATTTTCTGA